The Candidatus Schekmanbacteria bacterium RIFCSPLOWO2_02_FULL_38_14 sequence CGAAGATAGCTGCAGGATTGGGAGCCGGAGTTATAATACTTGATATAAACCTTGAAAGGCTTGCCTATCTTGATGACATCTTTCAGGGAAGAATCATAACCCTTATGTCAAACTCGGAAAATATTGAAAATTTTGTTGTCAATGCTGATTTGTTAGTCGGGGCAGTCCTTATTCCGGGTGCAAGGGCGCCTGTGCTTGTAAAAAAAGAACTCGTCTCAAGAATGAAGCCCGGTTCAGTGATTGTTGATATTTCTGTTGATCAGGGAGGCTGCATTGAAACCTGCAAGCCGACAACCCACAGCAATCCCATATTTACCGTCAAAGATGTAATACATTACTGTGTAACCAATATACCTGCTGCAGTTTCACGCACATCAACCTTTGCGCTTACAAATACAACTCTTCCCTATGCGCTGAAAATAGCAAACAATGGCTTTCTTAAGGCTGTTACCTCAGATGAGGCTTTAGGCAGGGGAATAAATGTATTTAAAGGCAGAATTACTCATCCGGCAGTTGCAGAATCATTTGGAATGAAATATACACCGCCGAAAGAGTTGATTTAAGCAAAAATATTATGCCTTTCCCAAAGTCTTCTTTCCGGGCTTCCATTCAACAGGACATAGTTCCCCGGTCTGAAGAGCTTTAAGAACCCTTAACACTTCTTCAACGCTTCTCCCAATACCAAGGTCGTGGACAAGCTGGTATTTAAGTGTTCCTTCAGGGTCAATTATAAAGGTTCCTCTCAAGGCAATACCTTTATCCTCAAGAAGGACACCATAGTTCCTGCTCACATCTTTTGTGATGTCTGAAAGCAATGGATACTTAAGCTGTCCCAGTTCTTTAAGCCATGCCTTATGAGAGAACTTGCTGTCAATACTCATACCAAGAACCTGAGATTTAAGTTCCTTGAACTCATCATTCCTTTTGGAAAACTCTGTGATTTCTGTTGGGCATATAAATGTAAAATCCAGAGGATAGAAAAACAGCACAACCCATTTACCTCTGTATTTGCTCAGACTTTCTGAAATGAACTGATCTTCCAGAACCCCTTCAACCTCAAAATTCGGTGCTTTTTGTCCCACTTGTACGCTCATTTCTAAAACCTCCTTTAAAATATTTGGGATTCTAAATTTTACTACTCTTTCCAGTCTTCCTCAATTATCCTGTATTTCTCAGGGAACTTTCCTTCGTAGCGCAAAAATGATGGTACAGGATATCTTATTCCTCCCTTTTGTGTTCCTTCCAAGCCTTCAAGAACTTCGGAAATCCTGCTATAGGGAATTGTAAATGCCATTTCATAATCCTCAGTCTGGGCAAAAATTCTGTCGCCGTAACATGGGAAAATGACCTGGCATATGGCGATTCTGTGCCCGAAATCTTTTAAAGGGACTTTTGCCTTCTCAGGCAAAACATCTCCTTCCCTCATCATTTTAATTCCAAGTGGAAATGACTGTGCGCGGATGTAGAATTCAAGCCTGTCATTTATTTTTTTTAAATCATCCATATTGCAACCACATAAAACTGAGGAAACAAATTTCTCAACAAACAAAATTCTAAATCCTAATTTCTAAACAATGCTTCGACTTCGCCCAGTATGGTGAGCCTGTCGAACCATAAAATTCAAATTCTCAAAACTGTTTTGGATTTAGATCATTAGGATTTTAACTTTGTTTAGAATTTAGGATTTAGAATTTAGAATTTTTTACTCCTCACCTTTCAATCTCCCCAACAATTATATTCAAACTCCCTAAAATCTCAATTGCGTCTGAGATTATTCCACCTTTAAGCATATATGGAAAG is a genomic window containing:
- a CDS encoding alanine dehydrogenase; protein product: MRIGVPREIKDHEYRVGITPAGVKALVNARHKVYIEKGAGIGSSISDSTFKFAGANIIKSAKEVYSVADMIMKVKEPLPEEYPLLRENQILYTFLHLASNRKLTQALINRKVIAIGYETIQIKNGTLPLLTPMSEIAGKMSIQIGASYLQKDKGGRGILLGGVPGVKPGTIVILGGGVSGINAAKIAAGLGAGVIILDINLERLAYLDDIFQGRIITLMSNSENIENFVVNADLLVGAVLIPGARAPVLVKKELVSRMKPGSVIVDISVDQGGCIETCKPTTHSNPIFTVKDVIHYCVTNIPAAVSRTSTFALTNTTLPYALKIANNGFLKAVTSDEALGRGINVFKGRITHPAVAESFGMKYTPPKELI
- a CDS encoding thioredoxin peroxidase, translating into MSVQVGQKAPNFEVEGVLEDQFISESLSKYRGKWVVLFFYPLDFTFICPTEITEFSKRNDEFKELKSQVLGMSIDSKFSHKAWLKELGQLKYPLLSDITKDVSRNYGVLLEDKGIALRGTFIIDPEGTLKYQLVHDLGIGRSVEEVLRVLKALQTGELCPVEWKPGKKTLGKA